The Paenibacillus sp. FSL R7-0345 DNA segment GTGGGCGCTGGAGTCCAATCTGTTCCCGACACTGATTCTGATCGCGGTGTACTGTCTTTTACGTTCAGTCCAATCTGCGGATTCCCGCTGGACCTATGCCTTTACGGCAGTATTGGCTTTATCCTTGTATGCATATGGGACTGCCTATTTCTTTGTTCCTGTATTTGCTGCGGGAACGGCAATTCTTCTATTATATTGCAGGCTAATCAGAGTGCGCACGCTGCTGTGGAATGCCCTGCTATTTGTATTGCTGTCCCTGCCCATATTATTATTTATAGTAATTAATCATTACGAAGACCTGCAGGCCATCACTACGCCGCTATTATCTGTTCCGAAGCTCACTACGCCGCGGGTGGAGCAGATCTCCTCTGTTTTTGGCGGAGAGCTGCTCCAGACAGCCGCAAGTAATTTACGTGAATTCATATCCATCCTCTGGAGCGGGAGCGACGGTCTGCCATGGAACTCTATTTCCTGGTACGGCTATGCTTATCCGCTTGCGCTGCCGTTTGCGCTGACCGGGCTTCTTGTGATGATCCGGACAATGTGGAAGAACCGGCGTAAAGAAGCGGAACAGGGAGTTATTTTACTGTGGCTGCTGTCAGCCGTGCTGATGGCTTTTATCACTACGGTGAATATTAACCGGATCAATATTGTATTCTATCCGCTGGTTATGCTCGTGGCGGCCGGCTTCATCTGGCTCTATTCCAAAATAAAGCCGGCAGGTATTCTCGCCGCTGCTGCCTTTGCCGTAATGTTCGGCTCCTTTATCGGCGAATATTTCGGTGACTATCCGGCCAGAATCGGTCCGAGCTTTTATGAATCAGCGGGCGAAGCCATACATTATGCTTCCGGAAACACCACCGGAAACATCTATGTAACAGATGAAATCAATATGCCTTATATCTACGTGCTGTTCTATGAGAAGATTAGTCCGCATGACTTCCAGGATTCGGTTGTATACGTTAATCCCGGCGGTGCTTTTCAGCAGGTCGCAGCGTTTGGCAGATACAGATTCGGCAGACCGGATGTATTAGAAGCTAATTCAGCTTATGTTATCAGTAATCATTCCGGGCTGCCGGCAATAGCCGCAGGCAATTATTCCGTGCAGCAGTTTGCCAACTATACGGTTATTATCACCGGCGATTAGGCTACAGAAGCGGATTCCGTGCGTTCTGCAGGAAATGAACTGAACAACGGAGCTTTGAGGGTACTATCAGATTGTTTTGCCGGCTGTTGCCCTGAACGAGGGGATCAGGCGGAAGCTAGTATAACCGGCGGGAACGGCTGGATTAACATTGATGAGGTGAGGTTGGAACGATGATCAAACATCTACGCACGGCCGCAGTCTTTATGTTCATGCTGCTGATGTTCGTACTTCCGGTAACAAGTATTTATGCAGAGGGCAATCTGCTGCAGAATCCGGGCTTTGAAGACGGGGAGGATGGAGCACCGGCGGGCTGGACCAAGGATGCCTGGATTGCCGGAGACGGCTCAGGTATTCTGTCCGTTCAGTCCGAGGAGGTTCATTCCGGCAGCAAAGCTGCGGTTATCGAGAACCTTGAACCGAATCATCTGAAATGGATTCAGGCTATTACCGTAACGCCGGACAGCTATTATAAGATTTCAGGTTATGTCAAAATTGCCAGCGTAGCCGGTGAAGGCCTGGGCGCTAATGTGTTCCCGGTTGGGGTAGGCGGCGGTTATCCGGCAACAACAGATACCGGCGGAGACTGGCAGTACCTGGAGTTTATCGGCCAGACCGGGAATGAACAGACTGAGCTTACCGTTGGAGCAGCTCTTGGCGGTTACGCCAGCCTTATTCAAGGCAAGGCT contains these protein-coding regions:
- a CDS encoding glycosyltransferase family 39 protein gives rise to the protein MSGILNRIVNSCKSNPWPLLLFVLGAIVRIVYIGSVPPGLNQDEASIGYDAYAILHYGIDRNGVHLPVHLIAWGSGQNALYAYLSIPFLLLFGLTPLSVRALSVFMGLAGMFFFYLIMKRLFPSRAAGIAAMFFIAINPWHIMMSRWALESNLFPTLILIAVYCLLRSVQSADSRWTYAFTAVLALSLYAYGTAYFFVPVFAAGTAILLLYCRLIRVRTLLWNALLFVLLSLPILLFIVINHYEDLQAITTPLLSVPKLTTPRVEQISSVFGGELLQTAASNLREFISILWSGSDGLPWNSISWYGYAYPLALPFALTGLLVMIRTMWKNRRKEAEQGVILLWLLSAVLMAFITTVNINRINIVFYPLVMLVAAGFIWLYSKIKPAGILAAAAFAVMFGSFIGEYFGDYPARIGPSFYESAGEAIHYASGNTTGNIYVTDEINMPYIYVLFYEKISPHDFQDSVVYVNPGGAFQQVAAFGRYRFGRPDVLEANSAYVISNHSGLPAIAAGNYSVQQFANYTVIITGD